Proteins from one Oryza sativa Japonica Group chromosome 12, ASM3414082v1 genomic window:
- the LOC4352099 gene encoding putative cyclin-dependent kinase F-2 — protein MERYECLGKIGEGAAGVVHVARDRTTGETVAVKRLHGGIGCGEEEWLREARCLQACRGHPHLVELRAAHREMRRGGGGACCYVVMEYVDGPSLSRVVREERRGRPFPEAEARRLMRQLLDGVAAMHAAGVMHRDLKPDNVVVGPRGDLKICDFGMSRVTAAGAPPYTSPVVTLWYRAPELILGSQEYDSLVDTWSLGCIMAELLAGAPLFPGRSEMDQLNRVFDTVGMQDMKSWPGFARLPRAESALCSRARPPSRLREMFPKLSAAGFDVLSGLLACRPDRRLTAADALRCAWFTEADTPPDATPVTCGSARFTPCVSGVADAIVV, from the coding sequence ATGGAGCGCTACGAGTGTCTCGGCAAGAtcggggagggcgccgccggcgtggtGCACGTGGCGCGGGACCGGACGACAGGGGAGACCGTCGCCGTGAAGCGCCTCCACGGAGGGATCGGCTGCGGCGAGGAGGAGTGGCTCCGGGAGGCGCGGTGCCTGCAGGCGTGCCGCGGCCACCCGCACCTCGTCGAGCTCCGCGCCGCGCACCgggagatgaggaggggcggcggcggcgcgtgctgCTACGTCGTGATGGAGTACGTCGACGGGCCGAGCCTGTCGCGCGTGGtgcgggaggagcggcgcgggaGGCCGTTCCCGGAGGCCGAGGCGCGGCGGCTGATGCGGCAGCTCCTCGACGGCGTCGCGGCGATGCACGCGGCGGGGGTCATGCACCGGGACCTCAAGCCGGACAACGTCGTCGTCGGCCCCCGCGGCGACCTCAAGATCTGCGACTTCGGCATGTCGCGGGTCACCgcggccggcgcgccgccgtacACGTCGCCCGTCGTCACGCTGTGGTACCGCGCGCCGGAGCTCATTCTGGGGTCGCAGGAGTACGACTCCCTCGTCGACACGTGGTCGCTCGGATGCATCATGGccgagctcctcgccggcgctcCGCTCTTCCCCGGGAGGTCGGAAATGGACCAGCTGAACAGGGTGTTCGACACGGTCGGAATGCAGGACATGAAGTCGTGGCCGGGCTTCGCTCGCCTGCCGCGCGCCGAGTCCGCGCTCTGCAGCCGCGCCAGGCCGCCGAGCAGGCTCCGGGAGATGTTCCCCAAGCTGTCCGCCGCCGGGTTCGACGTGCTGAGCGGGCTGCTCGCTTGCCGGCCGGACAGGCGGCTCACCGCGGCGGACGCGCTCCGGTGCGCGTGGTTCACGGAGGCTGACACGCCGCCCGACGCCACGCCGGTCACCTGCGGCAGCGCTCGCTTCACTCCCTGCGTCTCCGGTGTTGCTGACGCAATTGTTGTATAA